The Nocardioides sp. S5 genome includes a window with the following:
- a CDS encoding NADP-dependent malic enzyme, whose translation MASHPHPGDPVFDLHVGGKMETVSTVALTGPDELSLAYTPGVARVCEAIAADPSMTQHYTWVPNVVAIVSDGTAVLGLGDIGPAAAMPVMEGKAVLFKQFGGVDAVPICLDTTDVDEIIETVVRLAPSFGGVNLEDISAPRCFEIEARLKERLDIPVFHDDQHGTAVVALAALTNAFRLTGRDPGTARVVIQGAGAAGVAVARILLEAGVRDIAVLDRQGVLNSERHDLTAVKAALARDTADVFGRRGTLADVMDGADVYIGVSGGQVPEEIVASMAPEAIIFGLANPTPEVHPDLAHKYARVVATGRSDFPNQINNVLAFPGIFRGAFDVHATAITEGMKVAAATALAELVGDALSEDLIIPSPFDPRVPGAVREAVAAAARADGVARR comes from the coding sequence ATGGCCTCGCACCCGCACCCAGGCGATCCCGTGTTCGACCTGCACGTCGGCGGCAAGATGGAGACCGTCTCGACCGTCGCCCTCACCGGTCCCGACGAGCTCTCGCTCGCCTACACCCCGGGTGTGGCGCGGGTGTGCGAGGCGATCGCCGCCGACCCGTCGATGACCCAGCACTACACCTGGGTGCCCAACGTGGTCGCGATCGTGAGCGACGGCACCGCCGTGCTCGGCCTCGGTGACATCGGTCCCGCCGCCGCGATGCCCGTGATGGAGGGCAAGGCGGTGCTGTTCAAGCAGTTCGGCGGCGTCGACGCCGTGCCGATCTGCCTCGACACCACCGACGTGGACGAGATCATCGAGACCGTGGTCCGCCTGGCCCCGAGCTTCGGCGGCGTGAACCTCGAGGACATCTCGGCCCCGCGCTGCTTCGAGATCGAGGCCCGGCTCAAGGAGCGCCTCGATATCCCGGTCTTCCACGACGACCAGCACGGCACCGCGGTCGTCGCGCTCGCCGCGCTGACCAACGCGTTCCGGCTCACCGGTCGCGACCCCGGCACCGCCCGGGTCGTGATCCAGGGCGCCGGTGCGGCCGGAGTGGCGGTGGCGCGGATCCTGCTCGAGGCCGGCGTGCGCGACATCGCGGTCCTCGACCGGCAGGGCGTGCTCAACTCCGAGCGCCACGACCTCACCGCGGTCAAGGCCGCGCTGGCCCGCGACACCGCGGACGTCTTCGGCCGCCGCGGCACCCTGGCCGACGTGATGGACGGCGCCGACGTCTACATCGGCGTCTCCGGCGGGCAGGTGCCGGAGGAGATCGTCGCCTCCATGGCCCCCGAGGCGATCATCTTCGGCCTCGCCAACCCCACGCCCGAGGTGCACCCGGACCTCGCCCACAAGTACGCCCGCGTCGTGGCCACCGGTCGCTCGGACTTCCCGAACCAGATCAACAACGTCCTAGCCTTCCCCGGCATCTTCCGCGGGGCGTTCGACGTGCACGCCACCGCGATCACCGAGGGCATGAAGGTCGCCGCCGCGACCGCGCTCGCCGAGCTGGTCGGCGACGCGCTGAGCGAGGACCTGATCATCCCCTCGCCCTTCGACCCCCGGGTGCCGGGTGCGGTGCGCGAGGCCGTGGCTGCTGCTGCCCGCGCCGACGGGGTCGCCCGGCGCTGA
- a CDS encoding GNAT family N-acetyltransferase yields MSIDVRPSSDPEKYLATDQLVWFGEVADADAEHLRLGLPEDQRFVVDLPDGPADLHTGIYGVRPMDLSLPGGSVVPIAGLTWVGVHPDARRRGVLTAMMTDHLARTREAGTAISALHASEAEIYGRYGYGMAALQLQVSLGRGTTLTAPHLDDEAAGLTTELRTMADLGMAERMRACQLALAPEWPGLVVGSPDFFSLMTLEPPEALRDKERLRVLFARRDGVDVGYVGLRREHRWDRARPSGTVTVGAFTGTPAARLALARRVVDLDLMGTTKLESIGVDDPLLGWLGGPRGTGSLETWDSTWVRLVDLGAAWSLRLYESDCDVVVEVEDRHAPWNAGRWRLSASAGEGSASRADSPADVTLDVAVLGAGFLGHPIGGLLRAGLVREHRPRAYAELARAMRTLVAPEPSIGF; encoded by the coding sequence GTGAGCATCGACGTACGCCCCTCGTCCGACCCCGAGAAGTACCTCGCCACCGACCAGCTGGTCTGGTTCGGCGAGGTCGCCGACGCCGATGCCGAGCACCTGCGCCTCGGCCTGCCCGAGGACCAGCGCTTCGTCGTCGACCTGCCGGACGGCCCGGCCGACCTGCACACGGGCATCTACGGCGTACGCCCCATGGACCTGTCGCTGCCCGGCGGGTCCGTCGTGCCGATCGCCGGCCTCACGTGGGTCGGCGTGCATCCCGATGCGCGCCGGCGCGGCGTGCTGACCGCGATGATGACCGACCACCTGGCCCGCACACGCGAGGCCGGGACCGCGATCTCGGCGCTGCACGCGAGCGAGGCGGAGATCTACGGCCGTTACGGCTACGGCATGGCCGCGCTCCAGCTCCAGGTGAGCCTCGGGCGCGGGACCACCCTCACCGCGCCGCACCTCGATGACGAGGCGGCCGGCCTCACCACCGAGCTCCGCACGATGGCGGACCTGGGGATGGCCGAGCGGATGCGCGCCTGCCAGCTGGCACTGGCTCCCGAGTGGCCCGGCCTGGTGGTCGGCTCCCCCGACTTCTTCTCCCTGATGACCCTCGAGCCGCCGGAGGCGCTGCGTGACAAGGAGCGCCTCCGCGTCCTCTTCGCACGGCGTGACGGCGTCGACGTGGGCTACGTCGGTCTCCGGCGCGAGCACAGGTGGGACCGCGCCCGCCCGTCCGGGACGGTCACCGTCGGCGCCTTCACCGGCACCCCGGCCGCGCGGCTCGCCCTCGCGCGCCGCGTCGTGGACCTCGACCTGATGGGCACCACGAAGCTGGAGAGCATCGGCGTCGACGACCCACTGCTCGGCTGGCTCGGCGGACCGCGCGGCACCGGCTCGCTCGAGACGTGGGACAGCACCTGGGTGCGCCTGGTCGACCTCGGCGCCGCGTGGTCGCTGCGCCTCTACGAGTCCGACTGCGACGTGGTGGTCGAGGTGGAGGACCGACACGCGCCGTGGAACGCCGGCCGCTGGCGGCTCTCGGCCTCCGCCGGGGAAGGCTCCGCGTCGCGGGCGGACTCACCCGCCGACGTGACCCTTGACGTGGCCGTGCTGGGCGCGGGCTTCCTCGGGCACCCGATCGGCGGACTGCTGCGCGCGGGGCTGGTGCGCGAGCACCGGCCCCGGGCGTACGCCGAGCTGGCCCGGGCCATGCGAACGCTCGTCGCGCCGGAGCCCTCGATCGGCTTCTAG
- a CDS encoding zinc-binding dehydrogenase, giving the protein MFAVYAESFSFDDPMTGLVVGERPAPEAPDGWATVTVKAASLNHHDLWSLRGVGLREEALPMILGCDAAGLDEDGNEVVVHGVIGDPAWTGDEADDPGRSLLSERHQGTFADQVVVPRRNLVPKPASLSFEEAACLPTAWLTAYRMLFVQGACQPGETILVQGAGGGVATALIALGRAAGLTVLATSRDEGKRTRAVELGAHEVFESGARLPVKVDAVMETVGKATWTHSIRSLRPGGRIVISGTTSGPDVGDAGLTHIFFKQLSVIGSTMGTRAELDRLVRFLDATGTRPLVDRAIPMEQARDGFAAMAGGDVFGKVVFTR; this is encoded by the coding sequence ATGTTCGCCGTCTACGCCGAGTCCTTCTCCTTCGACGACCCGATGACCGGGCTGGTGGTGGGGGAGCGCCCCGCGCCCGAGGCCCCCGACGGGTGGGCCACGGTCACCGTCAAGGCCGCCAGCCTCAATCACCACGACCTCTGGTCGCTGCGTGGGGTGGGCCTGCGCGAGGAGGCGCTGCCGATGATCCTGGGCTGCGACGCCGCGGGCCTCGACGAGGACGGCAACGAGGTCGTCGTCCACGGTGTCATCGGCGACCCGGCCTGGACCGGCGACGAGGCCGACGACCCGGGCCGCTCGCTGCTCTCGGAGCGCCACCAGGGCACCTTCGCCGACCAGGTGGTCGTGCCGCGCCGCAACCTGGTGCCCAAGCCGGCCTCGCTGTCCTTCGAGGAGGCCGCCTGCCTGCCGACCGCCTGGCTCACCGCGTACCGGATGCTCTTCGTGCAGGGCGCGTGCCAGCCCGGCGAGACGATCCTCGTGCAGGGGGCCGGCGGCGGTGTCGCCACCGCTCTCATCGCCCTGGGTCGCGCCGCGGGCCTGACGGTGCTGGCGACCAGCCGCGACGAGGGCAAGCGCACGCGCGCCGTCGAGCTCGGTGCGCACGAGGTCTTCGAGTCCGGTGCCCGCCTGCCGGTCAAGGTCGACGCGGTGATGGAGACCGTCGGCAAGGCGACCTGGACTCACTCGATCCGCTCGCTGCGTCCCGGGGGCCGCATCGTCATCAGTGGCACGACGTCCGGGCCCGACGTCGGCGACGCCGGCCTGACACACATCTTCTTCAAGCAGCTCTCGGTCATCGGCTCCACGATGGGCACCCGGGCCGAGCTCGACCGGCTGGTCCGCTTCCTCGACGCCACCGGCACCCGTCCGCTCGTCGACCGCGCCATCCCGATGGAGCAGGCGCGCGACGGCTTCGCGGCGATGGCCGGGGGCGACGTCTTCGGCAAGGTCGTCTTCACCCGGTGA
- a CDS encoding SDR family oxidoreductase, whose translation MRHVLTGAGSGIGLALAHRLADRGDDLVLVARSTARADGLGRTFPRAQLLVADLADPGTLNGLGRQVDGEVDTVLHVAGVVDLGRVDRLRLAEWEEQLTVNLTAPAVLTRELLPHVRASHGTIVFVNSSAGLSASAEWSAYAASKFGLRAFADALRAEEVEHGVRVSTVYPSRTATPMQEKVHEQEGRTYDASRWISVDTVVDTIVHVIDLPADATIPDVTVRPVVPRPGT comes from the coding sequence GTGAGGCACGTCCTCACCGGCGCCGGGTCCGGCATCGGGCTCGCCCTGGCGCACCGGCTGGCCGACCGTGGCGACGACCTGGTCCTCGTCGCGCGCAGCACCGCCCGCGCGGACGGGCTCGGCCGCACCTTCCCGCGCGCGCAGCTGCTCGTGGCGGACCTGGCCGACCCCGGCACGCTCAACGGCCTCGGGCGCCAGGTCGACGGCGAGGTGGACACGGTCCTGCACGTCGCGGGCGTGGTCGACCTGGGCCGGGTCGACCGGCTGCGCCTCGCGGAGTGGGAGGAGCAGCTCACGGTGAACCTCACCGCCCCCGCGGTGCTGACCCGTGAGCTCCTGCCGCACGTGCGTGCCAGCCACGGCACGATCGTCTTCGTGAACTCCTCGGCCGGGCTCAGCGCCAGCGCCGAGTGGTCGGCGTACGCCGCCTCGAAGTTCGGGCTGCGCGCCTTCGCGGACGCACTGCGCGCCGAGGAGGTCGAGCACGGCGTCCGGGTGAGCACGGTCTACCCCAGCCGCACCGCCACCCCGATGCAGGAGAAGGTGCACGAGCAGGAGGGCCGGACCTACGACGCCTCGCGCTGGATCAGCGTCGACACCGTCGTCGACACGATCGTGCACGTCATCGACCTGCCGGCCGACGCCACCATCCCGGACGTGACCGTCCGTCCGGTGGTGCCGCGGCCGGGCACCTGA
- a CDS encoding nitroreductase family deazaflavin-dependent oxidoreductase, with amino-acid sequence MPSGLAADLGYSHSSANPLHRVVRWGAGTRAGGWVFSHILRRLDDLVVRLSRGRHSAPGLLAGLAVLEVTTTGRKSGQRRTSHLIATPYAGTLALLGTNFGQASTPAWVLNLEADPRATVSYRGVSREVVARPATSAEADEVFALAGRFYPGYLSYRARVGSKRRIRAFVLEPA; translated from the coding sequence ATGCCCAGCGGACTCGCCGCCGACCTCGGCTACTCCCACTCCTCGGCCAACCCGCTGCACCGCGTGGTGCGGTGGGGCGCCGGCACCCGAGCCGGCGGGTGGGTGTTCTCCCACATCCTGCGCCGCCTCGACGACCTCGTGGTCCGGCTCTCCCGCGGGCGGCACAGCGCTCCCGGGCTGCTCGCCGGGCTGGCGGTGCTGGAGGTGACGACGACCGGTCGCAAGTCCGGGCAGCGGCGCACCAGCCACCTCATCGCGACGCCGTACGCCGGCACGCTGGCGCTGCTCGGCACCAACTTCGGCCAGGCCTCGACGCCCGCGTGGGTGCTCAACCTGGAGGCAGATCCTCGCGCGACGGTCAGCTACCGCGGGGTCTCGCGCGAGGTGGTGGCCCGCCCGGCGACGTCCGCCGAGGCCGACGAGGTCTTCGCGCTGGCCGGGCGCTTCTACCCCGGCTACCTCAGCTACCGCGCCCGCGTGGGGTCGAAGCGGCGGATCCGCGCCTTCGTGCTCGAGCCCGCCTGA
- a CDS encoding TetR family transcriptional regulator produces the protein METTAGAGDGESRAERKERTRRAILDAALALAADSNLAAISLRQVARQVGVVPTAFYRHFGSLELLGLALVDESFRSLRLMLLDVWRHAPEYRDFIDGSLPIVAQHVRESRSHYAFIARERTAGPPRVREAIRHEIELITRELATDIARSGAAEHYSSKDIGLLADLIVSFVVTMAERLVEDPDSEERTLADARTQLRMLLVGALGWRSTGRT, from the coding sequence ATGGAGACGACCGCCGGGGCCGGCGACGGCGAGTCGCGCGCCGAGCGCAAGGAGCGCACCCGGCGCGCCATCCTCGACGCCGCGCTCGCCCTGGCCGCCGACTCCAACCTCGCCGCGATCTCGTTGCGCCAGGTGGCCAGGCAGGTGGGAGTCGTGCCGACCGCGTTCTACCGCCACTTCGGCTCGCTCGAGCTGCTGGGGCTGGCCCTCGTCGACGAGAGCTTCCGGTCGCTGCGGCTGATGCTGCTCGACGTCTGGCGCCACGCGCCCGAGTACCGCGACTTCATCGACGGCTCGCTGCCCATCGTGGCCCAGCACGTGCGGGAGAGCCGTTCGCACTACGCCTTCATCGCCCGTGAGCGGACCGCCGGGCCGCCGCGGGTCCGCGAGGCGATCCGCCACGAGATCGAGCTCATCACCCGCGAGCTGGCGACCGACATCGCCCGCAGCGGGGCCGCCGAGCACTACTCCAGCAAGGACATCGGCCTGCTCGCCGACCTCATCGTCTCCTTCGTGGTCACCATGGCCGAGCGGCTCGTGGAGGACCCGGACTCCGAGGAGCGCACCCTCGCCGACGCCCGCACCCAGCTGAGGATGCTGCTCGTGGGCGCCCTGGGCTGGCGATCGACCGGAAGGACCTGA
- a CDS encoding iron-sulfur cluster-binding domain-containing protein, translated as MALVSRITRSRTAAALASPHGVDHYLSRINPMWAAHEVRARVVGVRRETDTPGAPVATLTLQPTATWRGHRAGQYVQVGLDLPGSARRMTRCFSISSPASGAGEEITLTIRSHADGQVSKYLVDAQPGQVLHLSQAQGDFTLPVSPATPGIDPLLFITGGSGITPAMSMLRTLLRDGYDGRAGRPVTFLHHARSAADQIYADELARIAADDNDVTVHLRHGDAVFNELELRRLVPGHRDTDTWACGPAGMIDLVRAAYADSPRLRLELFKPPSTGTDTAEGDLVFSGSGEQVTNSGASILEQAEAAGLSPVFGCRMGICFSCTTRKAEGTVRNVLSGTESSVPDEDIQICVSAPVGDCVVDL; from the coding sequence ATGGCGCTCGTCTCGAGGATCACCCGCTCGCGCACCGCCGCAGCCCTCGCCTCGCCCCACGGGGTCGACCACTACCTCTCGCGCATCAACCCGATGTGGGCGGCGCACGAGGTGCGCGCCCGCGTGGTCGGCGTACGCCGCGAGACCGACACCCCCGGCGCACCCGTCGCGACCCTCACGCTGCAGCCCACCGCGACCTGGCGTGGCCACCGCGCCGGGCAGTACGTCCAGGTGGGGCTCGACCTGCCGGGCTCGGCGCGCCGGATGACGCGGTGCTTCTCGATCTCCTCTCCCGCGTCGGGAGCGGGGGAGGAGATCACGCTGACCATCCGCTCCCACGCGGACGGCCAGGTGAGCAAGTACCTCGTCGACGCCCAGCCCGGCCAGGTGCTGCACCTCTCGCAGGCGCAGGGCGACTTCACGCTGCCGGTCAGCCCGGCCACGCCCGGCATCGACCCGCTGCTCTTCATCACCGGCGGCTCGGGCATCACGCCGGCGATGTCGATGCTGCGCACGCTCCTGCGCGACGGCTACGACGGCCGCGCAGGACGTCCGGTGACGTTCCTGCACCACGCCCGCTCCGCGGCCGACCAGATCTACGCCGACGAGCTGGCCCGGATCGCCGCCGACGACAACGACGTCACGGTGCACCTGCGCCACGGCGACGCCGTGTTCAACGAGCTCGAGCTGCGCCGCCTGGTCCCGGGCCACCGCGACACCGACACCTGGGCGTGCGGGCCGGCCGGGATGATCGACCTGGTGCGCGCGGCGTACGCCGACAGCCCCCGGCTCCGCCTGGAGCTCTTCAAGCCGCCCTCGACCGGCACCGACACCGCGGAGGGCGACCTCGTGTTCTCCGGGAGCGGCGAGCAGGTGACCAACTCCGGCGCCTCCATCCTCGAGCAGGCCGAGGCCGCGGGCCTCAGCCCGGTCTTCGGCTGCCGGATGGGCATCTGCTTCTCCTGCACCACCCGCAAGGCCGAAGGCACCGTGCGCAACGTGCTCTCCGGCACGGAGTCGTCGGTGCCCGACGAGGACATCCAGATCTGTGTCTCCGCCCCCGTCGGCGACTGCGTCGTCGACCTGTGA
- a CDS encoding acyl-CoA desaturase — protein sequence MKPHLTPQQLEEFGNEMDALRQRVLADLGEDDAAYIREVVRRQQQLEVLGRALFYLPPAWPLAVAALSASKILENMEIGHNVMHGQYDWMGDPHLSSRVYEWDNVCPSEQWKYSHNYIHHTFTNILGKDRDIGYGILRMDEDQEWHPYYLGNPVYALLLMVFFEWGVAMHDLEVENIVKGTRRLEENKALHAGIMRKVRRQAVKDYVLFPALTGPLFPLTLAGNAAANLVRNVWAFNIIFCGHFPAGAETFSTEECEDETRGHWYYRQVLGSANISGGPLFHVMSGNLSHQIEHHLFPDLPARRYPQIAPEVREICERYGIAYTTGPLRRQLASVARKICRLALPARASTQPDEPVAVRRPQAA from the coding sequence ATGAAGCCCCACCTGACCCCCCAGCAGCTCGAGGAGTTCGGCAACGAGATGGACGCGCTGCGCCAGCGCGTCCTGGCCGACCTCGGCGAGGACGACGCCGCCTACATCCGCGAGGTCGTCAGACGCCAGCAGCAGCTCGAGGTCCTCGGACGTGCGCTGTTCTACCTCCCGCCCGCCTGGCCGCTCGCGGTCGCGGCGCTCTCGGCCTCCAAGATCCTGGAGAACATGGAGATCGGCCACAACGTGATGCACGGCCAGTACGACTGGATGGGAGACCCCCACCTCAGCTCGCGCGTCTACGAGTGGGACAACGTGTGCCCCAGTGAGCAGTGGAAGTACTCCCACAACTACATCCACCACACCTTCACCAACATTCTCGGCAAGGACCGCGACATCGGCTACGGCATCCTGCGCATGGACGAGGACCAGGAGTGGCACCCCTACTACCTGGGCAACCCGGTCTACGCGCTGCTGCTGATGGTCTTCTTCGAGTGGGGCGTGGCGATGCACGACCTCGAGGTGGAGAACATCGTGAAGGGCACCCGCCGGCTCGAGGAGAACAAGGCCCTGCACGCCGGCATCATGCGCAAGGTCCGCCGCCAGGCCGTCAAGGACTACGTGCTCTTCCCGGCGCTCACCGGACCGCTGTTCCCGCTCACCCTCGCAGGCAACGCGGCCGCCAACCTGGTGCGCAACGTGTGGGCCTTCAACATCATCTTCTGCGGCCACTTCCCGGCGGGGGCCGAGACCTTCAGCACCGAGGAGTGCGAGGACGAGACCCGCGGGCACTGGTACTACCGCCAGGTCCTCGGCTCGGCCAACATCTCCGGCGGCCCGCTCTTCCACGTGATGTCGGGCAACCTGAGCCACCAGATCGAGCACCACCTGTTCCCCGACCTGCCGGCCCGGCGCTACCCCCAGATCGCTCCCGAGGTGCGTGAGATCTGCGAGCGCTACGGCATCGCCTACACGACCGGACCGCTGCGCAGGCAGCTGGCGAGCGTGGCGCGCAAGATCTGCCGCCTCGCGCTGCCGGCCCGCGCGTCGACGCAGCCGGACGAGCCGGTCGCCGTACGCCGTCCGCAGGCCGCCTGA
- a CDS encoding DUF6104 family protein yields the protein MYFTDRGIEELERRRGDEEVTLAWLAEQLQAFVDANPEFEVPVERLATWLARLDDPED from the coding sequence GTGTACTTCACCGATCGCGGGATCGAGGAGCTCGAGCGGCGCCGGGGTGACGAGGAGGTCACCCTGGCCTGGCTCGCCGAGCAGCTGCAGGCCTTCGTCGACGCGAACCCGGAGTTCGAGGTGCCGGTCGAGCGACTCGCGACCTGGCTGGCCAGGCTCGACGACCCCGAGGACTGA